One part of the Sarcophilus harrisii chromosome 5, mSarHar1.11, whole genome shotgun sequence genome encodes these proteins:
- the LOC100913616 gene encoding C-C chemokine receptor type 5-like produces MDDLTTSPFYYDYKAPCQNFDVKYTASRLLPPLYSLVFISGFVGNALVFLILIRCKKLKSMTDIYLLNLAISDLLFIITLPFWAHYAADQWIFGDVLCKLLTGFYHMGFFGGVFFIILLTIDRYLAIVHAVFALKARTVTFGILTSVITWVVAGFASLPAIIFTKSQKDGIQHTCSSHFPSDQSVVWKNFQTLKMNLLGLVLPLVVMIICYSGIIQTLLRCRNEKKKHKAVRLIFVIMIVYFLFWAPYNIVLLLNTFQVFFGLDNCDSSKKLDRAMQLTETLGMTHCCINPVIYAFVGEKFRRYLSTFFRKYIVRNFCKQCPIFHGEALDRVSSTYTPSTGEQEVSAGL; encoded by the coding sequence ATGGACGACTTGACCACCTCCCCATTCTACTATGATTATAAAGCTCCCTGCCAAAACTTTGATGTGAAGTACACAGCATCACGGCTCCTCCCCCCTCTCTACTCCCTAGTGTTCATTTCTGGCTTTGTGGGCAATGCCCTAGTTTTTCTCATCTTGATAAGGTGTAAAAAACTGAAAAGCATGACTGACATCTATCTGCTCAATCTGGCCATCTCTGATTTACTTTTTATCATCACCCTCCCATTTTGGGCTCACTATGCTGCAGATCAGTGGATCTTTGGAGATGTCCTGTGTAAGCTGCTGACAGGATTCTATCACATGGGGTTTTTTGGAGGAGTATTCTTCATCATCCTCTTGACCATCGATCGGTACCTAGCCATTGTCCACGCTGTGTTTGCCCTAAAAGCTAGAACAGTCACCTTTGGCATTTTGACAAGTGTCATCACCTGGGTGGTGGCTGGGTTTGCCTCTCTCCCAGCAATTATCTTCACTAAATCTCAGAAAGATGGCATCCAGCACACCTGCAGCTCTCATTTCCCATCAGATCAGTCTGTTGTCTGGAAGAACTTCCAAACTCTAAAGATGAATCTTTTGGGACTAGTGTTACCCCTAGTTGTTATGATCATCTGCTACTCAGGAATCATACAAACATTGCTGAGGTGCCGAAATGAGAAGAAGAAACATAAGGCAGTGAGGTTAATCTTTGTGATTATGATTGTTTACTTTCTCTTCTGGGCCCCCTATAACATCGTGCTTCTCTTGAACACATTCCAAGTTTTCTTTGGTCTGGACAATTGCGATAGCTCCAAAAAGCTGGACAGAGCCATGCAATTGACAGAAACACTTGGAATGACTCACTGCTGTATCAACCCAGTGATTTATGCCTTTGTTGGGGAAAAATTTAGGAGATATCTCTCGACTTTCTTCCGCAAATATATTGTCCGGAATTTCTGCAAACAATGTCCCATTTTCCATGGGGAGGCACTTGACAGAGTGAGCTCAACATATACCCCATCTACTGGGGAGCAAGAAGTCTCTGCtggtttgtaa